In a single window of the Novosphingobium sp. IK01 genome:
- a CDS encoding XrtA/PEP-CTERM system exopolysaccharide export protein, with protein MVARGMLLAGVLATGLSGCAGTGHAPQLPPASFVALQEGPGEEYVIGPLDELTIFVWRNPELGASVQVRPDGRITTPLITDMPAVGKTPSMLAEDIKLQLSQYIQEPIVSVIVNKFAGTFSQQVRVVGATEKPASIPYRANMTLLDAMIAVGGLSEYAAGNRARLVRFDKTTGKQTEYAVHISDLLRKGDTRANVMLMPGDVIIIPESAF; from the coding sequence ATGGTGGCGCGGGGCATGCTGCTGGCCGGGGTTCTGGCGACAGGCTTGAGCGGCTGCGCGGGCACCGGCCATGCGCCGCAATTGCCGCCTGCCTCGTTCGTGGCGCTTCAGGAAGGGCCGGGCGAGGAATATGTGATCGGCCCGCTCGACGAGCTGACCATCTTCGTGTGGCGCAACCCGGAGCTGGGCGCTTCGGTGCAGGTGCGCCCCGACGGGCGCATCACGACGCCGCTGATCACCGACATGCCCGCCGTGGGCAAGACTCCCTCGATGCTGGCCGAAGACATCAAGCTTCAGCTTTCGCAGTATATTCAGGAACCGATCGTCTCGGTCATCGTCAACAAGTTTGCCGGTACGTTCAGCCAGCAGGTCCGCGTGGTGGGCGCCACCGAAAAGCCCGCCTCGATCCCCTATCGCGCCAACATGACCCTGCTCGACGCGATGATCGCGGTGGGCGGGCTTTCCGAATATGCGGCGGGCAACCGCGCACGGCTGGTGCGTTTCGACAAGACCACCGGCAAGCAGACCGAATATGCCGTCCACATCTCCGATCTCCTGCGCAAGGGCGATACCCGCGCCAACGTCATGCTGATGCCCGGCGACGTGATCATCATTCCCGAGAGCGCGTTCTGA
- a CDS encoding pyridoxal-dependent decarboxylase, exosortase A system-associated, translated as MKPLGPIPAPYAAQQGELIIAGQRAADLAEAHGTPLFVYDSQAVRARVAALRAALPARVALHYAVKANPFGPLVALMGGLVDGFDIASGGELALLQAQGIDPVRAGFAGPGKRDAELSAAIAAGVTLHCESAREVERALALAQGLDRRPRLAIRVNPDFDLRGSGMKMGGGARPFGVDAERAAPLARQIAQSGAEWRGFHIFAGSQALDAAAVHATQAATLDLAVRLAGEAGVSLPALNLGGGFGIPYFPGDAPLDLAMVGAGLADLLADCPPVLRETRLAVELGRYLVGEAGVYLTRIVERKESRGEVFLVVDGGMHHQLAASGNFGTVVRRNYPLALAGQMGAPVAGAASVVGCLCTPLDRLADRAGLPDGQEGDLVAVFCAGAYGASASPSAFLGHGPAAEILI; from the coding sequence GTGAAGCCTTTGGGGCCCATCCCTGCGCCTTATGCTGCGCAGCAAGGCGAACTGATCATCGCCGGACAGCGGGCCGCCGATCTGGCCGAGGCCCATGGCACGCCGCTGTTCGTCTATGACAGCCAGGCCGTGCGGGCGCGGGTGGCGGCCTTGCGCGCGGCGCTGCCCGCGCGGGTGGCGCTTCACTATGCGGTCAAGGCCAATCCGTTCGGGCCGCTCGTGGCGCTGATGGGAGGGCTCGTCGACGGGTTCGACATTGCCTCGGGCGGGGAACTGGCGCTGTTGCAGGCGCAGGGGATCGACCCGGTGCGCGCCGGGTTTGCCGGGCCGGGCAAGCGCGACGCGGAGCTGTCGGCCGCGATTGCCGCCGGGGTCACGCTCCATTGCGAATCCGCGCGCGAGGTTGAACGCGCGCTCGCCCTCGCGCAAGGCCTCGACCGGCGGCCCCGGCTGGCCATTCGCGTCAATCCCGATTTCGACTTGCGCGGATCGGGGATGAAGATGGGCGGGGGCGCGCGGCCCTTTGGCGTGGACGCGGAACGTGCTGCGCCGCTGGCGCGCCAGATTGCCCAATCCGGCGCGGAATGGCGGGGTTTTCATATCTTTGCCGGGAGCCAGGCGCTCGATGCGGCGGCGGTCCATGCCACGCAGGCCGCCACGCTCGATCTGGCCGTGCGTCTGGCGGGCGAGGCCGGGGTGAGCCTGCCCGCGCTCAATCTGGGCGGGGGCTTTGGCATTCCCTATTTTCCCGGTGATGCGCCGCTCGATCTGGCCATGGTGGGGGCGGGGCTGGCCGACCTGCTCGCCGATTGCCCGCCTGTCTTGCGCGAGACGCGCCTTGCGGTCGAACTCGGGCGCTATCTGGTGGGCGAGGCCGGGGTTTACCTGACGCGGATCGTCGAGCGCAAGGAAAGCCGGGGCGAGGTCTTCCTCGTCGTCGATGGTGGCATGCACCACCAACTGGCCGCCAGCGGCAATTTCGGGACGGTCGTGCGCCGCAACTATCCGCTGGCGCTGGCGGGGCAGATGGGCGCGCCGGTGGCTGGAGCGGCGAGCGTGGTGGGGTGCCTGTGTACCCCGCTCGACCGTCTGGCCGACCGGGCCGGGTTGCCCGACGGGCAGGAGGGCGATCTGGTCGCGGTGTTCTGTGCCGGGGCCTATGGCGCGAGCGCCAGTCCCTCGGCCTTCCTTGGCCATGGCCCGGCGGCTGAAATCCTGATTTGA
- a CDS encoding acyl-CoA ligase (AMP-forming), exosortase A system-associated, giving the protein MTACLSPTVRPLDHLALCGKREAVALVLRDGVLTHEGLNRRVGQLAAWLAAEMRGQPGLGAGGRVASWLGKGLIACLMPLAAVRAGLVHVPINPVLRRGQVAHILSDSGAGLLIANAGRLDSLEPGDRGAAACHDEAVVAGLLDGFDPLPPSPMPPSQVGGDDLAAILYTSGSTGKPKGVMLSQANLWLGAVSVAHYLGLAPDDRVLAVLPLAFDYGQNQLLGAWYAGASVVPLDYLLPRDVVRAVARHGITTLAGVPPLWVQLLEQDWPEAARAPLRRLTNSGGALTPAMVRGLRALAPQAQVFAMYGLTEAFRSTFLDPALIDAHPTSIGKAIPFAEVMVVNDRGEEAAVDEEGELVHAGPLVAQGYWQDEARTAERFRPAPAFSMLGGRAVWSGDRVRRDGAGLLHFVGRRDAMIKTSGLRVSPQEIEDAALATGLVAEAVALGLPDPALGQAIHLVCRAAGEPDEAALRAALARELPGPMQPRVIHWRATMPLSPNGKLDRAGLAQALAAHEERDVS; this is encoded by the coding sequence GTGACCGCTTGCCTTTCTCCGACCGTCAGACCGCTGGACCATCTTGCCTTGTGCGGCAAGCGCGAAGCGGTGGCGCTGGTGCTCAGGGACGGGGTGCTAACCCATGAAGGGTTAAATCGGCGTGTCGGGCAACTGGCCGCTTGGCTGGCTGCCGAAATGCGCGGGCAACCGGGATTGGGCGCGGGTGGCCGGGTGGCAAGCTGGCTGGGCAAGGGGCTGATCGCCTGCCTGATGCCGCTGGCTGCCGTGCGCGCCGGGCTGGTCCATGTGCCGATCAATCCCGTGCTGCGGCGCGGGCAGGTGGCCCATATCCTGTCCGACAGCGGGGCGGGGCTGCTGATCGCCAATGCCGGGCGGCTCGACAGCCTCGAACCGGGCGACCGGGGCGCGGCGGCGTGCCATGACGAGGCGGTGGTGGCGGGCCTGCTCGACGGGTTTGATCCCCTGCCTCCCTCTCCAATGCCTCCCTCGCAGGTGGGCGGGGATGATCTGGCCGCGATCCTCTACACCAGCGGTTCGACCGGCAAGCCCAAGGGGGTCATGCTCAGTCAGGCGAACCTGTGGCTGGGCGCGGTGAGCGTGGCGCACTATCTGGGGCTGGCGCCAGATGATCGCGTGCTCGCGGTCCTGCCGCTGGCCTTCGATTATGGGCAGAACCAGTTGCTCGGCGCGTGGTACGCCGGGGCCAGCGTGGTGCCACTCGATTACCTTTTGCCGCGCGATGTCGTGCGCGCGGTGGCCCGGCACGGGATCACCACGCTGGCGGGCGTGCCGCCGCTCTGGGTGCAATTGCTCGAACAGGACTGGCCCGAGGCGGCGCGCGCGCCCTTGCGGCGGTTGACCAATTCGGGCGGGGCGCTGACCCCGGCGATGGTCCGGGGCCTGCGCGCGCTGGCTCCGCAAGCGCAGGTTTTCGCCATGTATGGGCTGACCGAGGCGTTTCGTTCGACGTTCCTCGACCCGGCCCTGATCGACGCGCACCCCACCTCCATCGGCAAGGCCATTCCCTTTGCCGAAGTCATGGTCGTCAACGACCGGGGCGAGGAAGCGGCCGTCGACGAGGAGGGCGAGCTGGTCCACGCCGGCCCGCTCGTCGCGCAGGGCTATTGGCAGGACGAGGCGCGCACGGCCGAGCGGTTCCGTCCGGCCCCTGCCTTTTCGATGCTGGGCGGGCGGGCCGTGTGGTCGGGCGACCGGGTGCGGCGCGATGGCGCGGGGCTGCTCCATTTCGTCGGGAGGCGCGACGCGATGATCAAGACTTCGGGCCTGCGGGTCAGCCCGCAGGAGATCGAGGACGCGGCGCTGGCGACCGGGCTGGTGGCCGAGGCGGTCGCGCTCGGGCTGCCCGATCCGGCTTTGGGGCAGGCGATCCATCTGGTCTGCCGGGCGGCGGGGGAGCCGGACGAGGCGGCCCTGCGCGCGGCGCTGGCGCGCGAGCTTCCCGGCCCGATGCAGCCGCGCGTGATCCACTGGCGCGCGACGATGCCGCTTTCGCCCAATGGCAAGCTGGACCGTGCGGGGCTCGCGCAGGCCCTCGCGGCTCATGAAGAAAGGGACGTATCGTGA
- a CDS encoding GNAT family N-acetyltransferase, with protein sequence MRVYHAEPEEAQAHPRLGALMRRGQAAGPFDRLDWLTLLARECLTPARPFLAVAEEDGAILALPLLQGPHGLSACANWYSFWARPLTNAPDRAPALIAALARTLDAPLDFAPLPTREAGWMAQGLRAAGWLAMVEPAHMNRHLALEGRDFATWWATRPGALRATVRRKSRQGQVACRITTTFDEADWAAFEAIYAASWKPQEASPAFLRAFAQGESAAGALRLGLATIEGEPVAAQVWSVEAQTAFIHKLAHRPQASRASPGTLLTAALMRHVIDIDRVAHVDFGTGDDPYKADWMDDVRPRWRLRAHNPRALIRAPLRHWRDWPDLARGLARLATGRTRLAPPPGDD encoded by the coding sequence TTGCGGGTCTATCATGCCGAACCTGAAGAAGCGCAAGCCCATCCGCGCCTTGGCGCCCTGATGCGGCGCGGCCAGGCGGCAGGGCCGTTCGACCGGCTCGACTGGCTCACCCTGCTCGCCCGCGAATGCCTTACGCCCGCCCGCCCGTTTCTCGCGGTCGCCGAAGAGGACGGGGCGATCCTCGCCCTGCCCCTGCTGCAAGGCCCCCACGGCCTTTCGGCCTGTGCCAACTGGTACAGTTTCTGGGCCCGCCCGCTCACCAATGCGCCCGACCGCGCGCCCGCGCTGATCGCCGCGCTGGCCAGAACCCTTGATGCCCCCCTCGATTTCGCCCCGCTCCCCACGCGCGAGGCGGGCTGGATGGCGCAGGGCCTGCGCGCGGCGGGCTGGCTGGCCATGGTCGAACCGGCCCACATGAACCGCCATCTCGCGCTCGAAGGCCGCGACTTTGCCACATGGTGGGCGACAAGGCCCGGCGCCCTGCGCGCCACTGTCCGCCGCAAGAGCAGGCAAGGCCAGGTCGCCTGCCGCATCACGACCACGTTCGACGAGGCCGACTGGGCCGCGTTCGAGGCAATCTACGCGGCCAGCTGGAAACCACAGGAAGCCTCCCCCGCTTTCCTGCGCGCCTTTGCGCAAGGCGAAAGCGCGGCGGGCGCGCTGCGGCTGGGCCTTGCCACGATCGAGGGCGAACCCGTCGCCGCGCAAGTCTGGAGCGTGGAGGCGCAAACCGCCTTCATCCACAAGCTGGCCCACCGCCCGCAGGCCAGCCGCGCATCGCCCGGAACCCTGCTCACCGCCGCGCTGATGCGCCATGTGATCGACATCGACCGCGTGGCCCACGTCGATTTCGGCACGGGCGATGATCCCTACAAGGCCGACTGGATGGACGATGTGCGCCCGCGCTGGCGCCTGCGCGCGCACAATCCCCGCGCCCTGATCCGCGCGCCCCTGCGCCATTGGCGCGACTGGCCCGATCTGGCACGCGGCCTTGCACGGCTCGCCACTGGCCGCACCCGGCTTGCCCCGCCCCCCGGTGATGATTAA
- a CDS encoding acyl carrier protein: MPDTVPPASIPAIESALRDLLAQVLGLSAERVGAFTPDTALFGALPELDSMAVAGLFTALEDRFAFILEDDEIDGDLVESFGSLTAFVTRKLGVTQDHA, from the coding sequence ATGCCTGATACAGTCCCCCCTGCCTCCATTCCGGCAATCGAATCCGCGCTGCGCGACCTTCTGGCCCAGGTTCTGGGGCTTTCGGCAGAGCGCGTGGGTGCCTTCACCCCCGACACCGCGCTGTTCGGCGCCCTGCCCGAACTCGATTCGATGGCCGTCGCCGGGCTCTTCACCGCGCTCGAAGATCGCTTCGCCTTCATTCTGGAGGACGACGAGATCGACGGCGATCTGGTGGAAAGCTTCGGCAGCCTGACCGCCTTCGTCACCCGCAAGCTGGGCGTCACGCAGGACCATGCCTGA
- a CDS encoding hydrolase 1, exosortase A system-associated — protein MNRMVVPFVCEDSVLFGTLDLGAASGATGLLIVSGGGEIRAGSWGGQARLATRLANEGIPVFRFDRRGVGESCGTNPGFRALGPDIAAALTAFRAAAPHVKRIVAFGNCDGASALMLHAAAIGGIDALVLGNPWTLEEAGEDAGEEDGPQAGTPAHSAASLRRHYLRRLTDPRQWLRLARGAVDLKGLALGLRMAARPQPPSALAARLAAGLAAFEATCGGDALVLLAEGDRTAQLFRAHWPKGDTRILGHASASHSFADEAAREWLFARLLLACA, from the coding sequence ATGAACCGGATGGTCGTGCCCTTCGTGTGCGAGGACAGCGTGCTGTTCGGCACGCTCGACCTTGGCGCGGCGAGCGGGGCAACCGGCCTGCTGATCGTCTCGGGCGGGGGCGAAATCCGCGCGGGAAGCTGGGGCGGACAGGCCCGGCTGGCCACGCGTCTGGCCAACGAGGGCATCCCGGTGTTCCGCTTCGACCGGCGCGGGGTGGGCGAAAGCTGCGGGACCAATCCCGGCTTCCGCGCGCTCGGGCCCGACATCGCCGCCGCGCTCACCGCGTTTCGCGCCGCCGCCCCCCATGTAAAACGCATCGTCGCCTTCGGCAATTGCGACGGGGCGAGCGCACTGATGCTCCACGCCGCCGCCATCGGCGGGATCGACGCGCTCGTGCTGGGCAATCCCTGGACGCTTGAAGAGGCCGGGGAAGATGCTGGCGAAGAAGATGGCCCGCAGGCCGGAACGCCCGCCCATTCCGCCGCCTCCCTGCGCCGCCATTACTTGCGGCGCCTGACCGATCCGCGCCAGTGGCTGCGGCTCGCGCGCGGGGCGGTCGATCTCAAGGGTCTGGCGCTGGGCTTGCGCATGGCCGCCCGGCCCCAGCCGCCTTCGGCGCTGGCCGCCCGCCTCGCGGCAGGCCTTGCCGCCTTCGAGGCGACTTGCGGGGGCGATGCGCTGGTCCTGCTGGCCGAGGGCGACCGCACGGCCCAGCTTTTCCGCGCGCATTGGCCCAAGGGCGACACGCGCATTCTCGGCCACGCCAGCGCCAGCCACAGCTTTGCCGACGAAGCCGCACGCGAATGGCTGTTCGCGCGGCTGCTGCTGGCCTGCGCCTGA
- the trxB gene encoding thioredoxin-disulfide reductase, with protein MATTHKTRMLIIGSGPAGLTAAIYGARAGMEPIVVQGLQPGGQLTITTDVENYPGFRDVIQGPWLMQEMQAQAEHVGTRMIWDTITDITLDGPPFRATGDSGDIYEADTLVIATGAQAKWLGVPGEQLLSGKGVSACATCDGFFYRGKKVVVIGGGNTAVEEALYLTNHAEHVTLIHRRDTLRAERILQERLKAHPKVSVLWNKAVASFVGDPMAGGLKAVELVDTVTGEGSHIETDGAFVAIGHAPATSLFAGKLDLDESGYLVVQPGTPKTAIPGVFACGDVMDHTYRQAVTAAGTGCMAALDAERFLAELDFAAQQLADA; from the coding sequence ATGGCGACGACGCACAAGACCCGCATGCTCATTATCGGTTCCGGCCCGGCTGGCCTGACCGCCGCGATCTATGGCGCGCGCGCCGGTATGGAGCCGATCGTGGTCCAGGGCCTCCAGCCCGGCGGACAGCTGACGATCACCACCGACGTTGAAAACTATCCCGGTTTCCGCGACGTGATCCAGGGCCCGTGGCTGATGCAGGAAATGCAGGCCCAGGCTGAACATGTCGGCACGCGCATGATCTGGGACACGATCACCGACATCACCCTCGATGGCCCGCCGTTCCGCGCCACGGGTGACAGCGGCGACATCTACGAAGCCGATACCCTCGTGATCGCGACCGGCGCGCAGGCCAAGTGGCTGGGCGTTCCGGGCGAGCAACTGCTTTCGGGCAAGGGCGTTTCGGCCTGCGCGACCTGCGACGGGTTCTTCTATCGCGGCAAGAAGGTCGTGGTGATCGGCGGGGGCAACACCGCCGTCGAAGAGGCGCTCTACCTCACCAACCATGCCGAACACGTCACCCTGATCCACCGCCGCGACACCTTGCGCGCCGAACGCATCCTTCAGGAGCGCCTCAAGGCCCATCCCAAGGTCAGCGTGCTGTGGAACAAGGCCGTCGCCAGCTTTGTCGGTGATCCGATGGCCGGTGGCCTCAAGGCGGTCGAACTGGTCGACACCGTGACGGGCGAGGGCAGCCATATCGAAACCGACGGCGCCTTCGTGGCGATCGGCCATGCCCCGGCCACCAGCCTGTTTGCGGGCAAGCTCGACCTCGACGAGAGCGGCTATCTCGTGGTCCAGCCCGGCACGCCCAAGACGGCGATCCCCGGCGTGTTCGCCTGTGGTGACGTGATGGATCACACCTACCGTCAGGCCGTGACGGCAGCGGGCACCGGCTGCATGGCCGCGCTCGACGCCGAGCGGTTTCTGGCCGAACTGGACTTTGCCGCGCAGCAACTGGCTGACGCCTGA
- a CDS encoding response regulator codes for MGQAVSNQVSCCSHSGCRILVLDDEPLILLDLEFAVEDAGCVPVTALELAEALAIAESGEIVAAILDVSLSHGETCAPVARALAARGVPYVLHTGDPDRMEESVRKLGGVLVSKPTPAATVVSRALEAIPGR; via the coding sequence ATGGGGCAAGCCGTATCCAATCAGGTTTCATGTTGTTCCCATTCCGGCTGCCGTATTCTGGTCCTTGATGACGAACCGCTGATCCTGCTCGATCTGGAATTCGCGGTCGAGGATGCGGGCTGTGTCCCGGTCACCGCGCTTGAGCTGGCCGAGGCGCTGGCCATTGCCGAAAGCGGGGAGATCGTCGCGGCGATCCTCGATGTGTCCCTGTCCCATGGCGAAACCTGCGCACCGGTGGCGCGGGCTCTGGCGGCGCGCGGGGTGCCCTATGTGCTCCACACCGGCGACCCGGACCGCATGGAGGAATCGGTGCGCAAGCTGGGCGGGGTGCTGGTTTCCAAGCCGACCCCGGCGGCAACCGTCGTCAGCCGCGCTCTGGAGGCCATTCCGGGGCGCTGA
- a CDS encoding M20 family metallopeptidase, which translates to MDEAGVKGRDERGAALTGLYDEAHALAPQIVALRRAIHAEPELGLHNPATRDKIRADLAGLPLEWREGPSTTGLVAVLKGEKGDGPAVLLRGDTDALPMSEETGLPFASARAGTMHACGHDTHVAMLAGAARLLAARAGDWAGEVRFMFQPGEEGHHGARFMIEDGLLDPLPQAAFALHVMPNSPHGQVQGRTGALMASADQFEIVVEGRGGHASMPHFALDPVPVACEIVGAIQTMVTRRFSVADPVVATVARIEAGTAHNVIADRARLVGTLRTLSGENRMRLRACLETCATHVAAAHGMTASVTINPGFPVTLCDARAVALGEAVARDLAGPDAFLRLDHPIMGAEDFAYVLEKVPGAMFFLGVAHREANWREACGIHSPRMVVDETALPMGSALLAGCALRFLARGFS; encoded by the coding sequence ATGGATGAAGCAGGCGTGAAGGGACGGGACGAACGGGGTGCGGCGCTGACGGGGCTTTATGACGAGGCCCATGCGCTGGCGCCGCAGATCGTGGCCTTGCGCCGGGCCATCCATGCCGAGCCTGAACTGGGCCTCCACAACCCGGCCACGCGCGACAAGATCCGGGCCGATCTGGCGGGCCTGCCGCTCGAATGGCGCGAGGGGCCTTCGACGACCGGTCTGGTCGCCGTTCTGAAGGGCGAGAAGGGAGATGGCCCCGCTGTTCTCTTGCGCGGCGATACCGATGCCCTGCCGATGAGCGAGGAGACCGGGCTGCCGTTTGCCTCGGCCAGGGCGGGCACGATGCATGCCTGTGGCCACGATACCCATGTGGCGATGCTGGCCGGGGCCGCGCGCCTGCTGGCCGCGCGCGCCGGGGACTGGGCGGGCGAGGTCCGCTTCATGTTCCAGCCGGGCGAGGAAGGGCACCATGGCGCGCGCTTCATGATCGAGGACGGCTTGCTCGATCCGCTGCCGCAGGCGGCCTTCGCGCTCCATGTCATGCCCAACAGCCCGCACGGGCAGGTGCAGGGACGCACCGGGGCGCTGATGGCCTCGGCCGACCAGTTCGAGATCGTCGTCGAAGGGCGCGGGGGCCATGCCTCGATGCCCCATTTCGCGCTCGATCCGGTGCCGGTGGCCTGCGAGATCGTGGGCGCGATCCAGACCATGGTCACGCGCCGCTTTTCCGTGGCCGATCCGGTGGTGGCAACGGTCGCCCGGATCGAGGCGGGCACGGCGCACAACGTCATCGCCGACCGCGCGCGGCTGGTGGGCACCTTGCGCACGCTTTCGGGCGAAAACCGGATGCGCCTGCGCGCGTGCCTCGAAACCTGCGCCACCCATGTCGCCGCCGCCCACGGGATGACCGCGAGCGTAACCATCAACCCCGGCTTTCCGGTCACCCTGTGCGACGCGCGCGCGGTGGCGCTGGGCGAGGCGGTGGCCCGCGATCTGGCCGGGCCCGATGCCTTCCTGCGCCTCGACCACCCGATCATGGGGGCCGAGGATTTTGCCTATGTCCTCGAAAAGGTGCCCGGCGCGATGTTCTTTCTGGGCGTGGCCCATCGCGAGGCCAACTGGCGCGAGGCCTGCGGCATCCATTCCCCGCGCATGGTCGTCGACGAGACGGCCCTGCCGATGGGCAGCGCCCTGCTGGCAGGCTGTGCCTTGCGCTTCCTTGCGCGTGGTTTTTCCTGA
- a CDS encoding M28 family peptidase, whose translation MPAFAPFRSVARPGVLLAAGALLLAGAPVWADAGAGTADVAWPLVSDLTTQVGPRLAGSPAEARARDWAAQRLRTLGFAHVAIEPFTIRAYRRGTDRAELVGTAAQPLAVVALGYSGATDEAGITAPLAYFPTLAALEAAPAGSLAGKIAFIDHAMAPTQDGSGYGPYGSVRRKGPGLAASKGALAVVIRSVGTDHHRNPHTGVTSWPQGMTPIPAGALANPDADQIARLVAGGSALTLHLTLTGQTVDGAPSGNVVADLPGRDPSLPMVLVACHLDSWDQGTGAIDDGVGCAIVTAAALRVQAQGKPLRTIRVLYAGSEELGGFGGAAYAQRHGKEAHALAMESDFGADRVWKVVTNFAPASDAVKGQLVAALNPLGIVSQEGEVEGGTDVGPIIKAQHLPVVDLAQDGMHYFDLHHTPDDTLDKIDPARLEQNVAAWTRTLAIVANEKAPITAR comes from the coding sequence ATGCCCGCTTTTGCGCCTTTCCGTTCTGTTGCCCGTCCCGGTGTTTTGCTGGCTGCCGGTGCCCTGTTGCTGGCCGGGGCTCCCGTGTGGGCGGATGCCGGTGCGGGAACGGCGGATGTGGCCTGGCCGCTGGTTTCCGACCTGACCACGCAAGTCGGCCCGCGTCTGGCCGGTTCCCCGGCCGAGGCCCGCGCACGCGACTGGGCGGCACAGCGGCTCAGGACGCTCGGCTTTGCCCATGTTGCCATCGAGCCTTTCACCATCCGCGCCTATCGCCGGGGGACCGACCGGGCTGAACTGGTGGGCACGGCGGCCCAGCCGCTGGCGGTCGTCGCGCTGGGCTATTCGGGCGCCACGGACGAGGCGGGGATCACCGCGCCGCTGGCCTATTTCCCCACGCTCGCCGCGCTCGAAGCGGCCCCGGCGGGCTCGCTGGCCGGAAAGATCGCCTTCATCGACCATGCCATGGCCCCCACGCAGGATGGCTCGGGCTATGGCCCTTATGGCAGTGTGCGGCGCAAGGGGCCGGGCCTTGCCGCCTCGAAGGGGGCGCTGGCCGTGGTGATCCGCTCGGTCGGCACCGACCATCATCGCAACCCGCACACCGGGGTGACCTCGTGGCCCCAGGGGATGACCCCGATCCCGGCGGGCGCGCTGGCAAACCCCGATGCGGATCAGATCGCGCGGCTCGTCGCGGGGGGCAGCGCGCTGACGCTGCACCTCACGCTCACCGGGCAGACGGTTGATGGCGCGCCTTCGGGCAATGTCGTGGCCGATCTGCCGGGCCGTGACCCGAGCCTGCCGATGGTGCTGGTGGCCTGCCACCTCGACAGCTGGGACCAGGGCACCGGAGCCATCGACGATGGGGTCGGCTGCGCGATCGTGACGGCAGCCGCCCTGCGGGTTCAGGCGCAGGGCAAGCCCTTGCGCACGATCCGCGTGCTCTATGCCGGGTCGGAGGAACTGGGCGGTTTTGGTGGTGCGGCCTATGCCCAGCGCCATGGCAAGGAGGCCCATGCACTGGCGATGGAAAGCGACTTTGGCGCCGACCGGGTGTGGAAGGTCGTCACCAATTTCGCGCCCGCTTCCGATGCGGTGAAGGGGCAACTGGTCGCCGCGCTCAACCCGCTGGGTATCGTGTCGCAGGAGGGCGAAGTCGAAGGGGGGACCGATGTGGGGCCCATCATCAAGGCACAGCATCTGCCGGTGGTCGACCTTGCGCAGGACGGGATGCACTATTTCGACCTGCACCACACGCCCGACGACACGCTCGACAAGATCGACCCGGCGCGCCTCGAACAGAACGTCGCGGCCTGGACGCGCACGCTGGCCATCGTCGCCAACGAAAAGGCGCCGATTACCGCGCGCTGA